The Triticum aestivum cultivar Chinese Spring chromosome 7B, IWGSC CS RefSeq v2.1, whole genome shotgun sequence genome window below encodes:
- the LOC123157368 gene encoding BRISC and BRCA1-A complex member 2 isoform X2: protein MAPSADAAAPAPTPPLAPLIAAQLKFLLTNSSLPIKVVQIWSGCSKGRYADRFTLGIPFCLDYVYWDFLYNAMHPKVAPDVIFGQRDEGFQPLVDYDESGNGGKSCLAHWDYRDPRGLLCLVEELRLLYIEYQKKLVEKVDDARLKFEISTVLAKEGIEVSLVSSTGRSDEVKFAVPLLDLDLKMMVPGCPWKLPQKIHLQAIFPVSSSYLSVPSAPGLKLTSTPDLKSFFSVDGVKLPAWVDGMCMAEYVPTLEEDLKLQVVDASASIGCRRRFIEALAPAFGRPLEADPIFCRKATVLSISGIFTFLVHFVIPLQFPQQQPILTLQSCQHCNSQGIPITSSPNNSYPWSPRWEVTEMVDRIYDYLADECQNFKKLCSDGFPQAK from the exons ATGGCTCcctccgccgacgccgccgcgcccgccccgACCCCTCCGCTGGCGCCCCTCATCGCCGCGCAGCTCAAGTTCCTCCTCACCAACTCCAGTCTTCCCATCAAG GTGGTGCAGATCTGGTCCGGATGCAGCAAGGGCCGCTACGCTGATCGCTTCACCCTCGGCATCCCCTTCTGCCTCGACTACGTCTACT GGGATTTCTTGTATAATGCGATGCACCCCAAGGTGGCGCCGGACGTCATATTCGGGCAGCGCGATGAGGGATTCCAGCCACTGGTCGATTATGATGAGTCCGGGAATGGGGGAAAGAGCTGCTTGGCACACTGGGATTACCGTGACCCCCGTGGCCTCCTCTGCCTCGTGGAGGAGCTCCG GTTATTATACATTGAGTACCAAAAGAAGCTGGTAGAGAAAGTGGATGATGCAAGACTGAAGTTTGAAATAAGCACAGTTCTTGCTAAGGAG GGGATTGAAGTCTCCTTGGTATCATCAACTGGTAGG TCAGATGAGGTGAAATTTGCTGTCCCGCTTCTGGATTTAGACCTCAAAATGATGGTGCCTGGATGTCCTTGGAAACTTCCCCAAAAGATCCATCTGCAG GCCATATTTCCGGTTAGCAGTAGTTACCTCTCTGTTCCTTCTGCACCAGGACTGAAACTAACCTCAACTCCTGATTTGAAGTCATTTTTCTCTGTGGATGGTGTTAAGCTCCCTGCATGGGTAGATGGGAT GTGCATGGCTGAGTATGTTCCCACTTTAGAAGAAGACCTTAAATTGCAG GTCGTGGATGCATCAGCTTCAATCGGTTGCAGGAGACGATTCATTGAGGCCCTAGCTCCTGCTTTCGGGAGACCATTGGAGGCTGATCCG attttttgcaggaaagccaCAGTTCTTTCCATTTCGGGGATTTTCACATTTCTG GTTCACTTTGTCATCCCCCTTCAATTCCCCCAACAACAGCCTATCCTGACTTTGCAGAGTTGTCAG CACTGTAATTCCCAAGGTATACCTATCACGTCATCTCCAAACAACAGCTATCCATGGAGTCCTAGATGGGAAGTAACGGAAATGGTGGATCGCATCTA CGACTATCTGGCTGAC
- the LOC123157368 gene encoding BRISC and BRCA1-A complex member 2 isoform X1 has product MAPSADAAAPAPTPPLAPLIAAQLKFLLTNSSLPIKVVQIWSGCSKGRYADRFTLGIPFCLDYVYWDFLYNAMHPKVAPDVIFGQRDEGFQPLVDYDESGNGGKSCLAHWDYRDPRGLLCLVEELRLLYIEYQKKLVEKVDDARLKFEISTVLAKEGIEVSLVSSTGRSDEVKFAVPLLDLDLKMMVPGCPWKLPQKIHLQAIFPVSSSYLSVPSAPGLKLTSTPDLKSFFSVDGVKLPAWVDGMCMAEYVPTLEEDLKLQVVDASASIGCRRRFIEALAPAFGRPLEADPVLASHCFLMLLWFLPCRLTTLSMYQIFCRKATVLSISGIFTFLVHFVIPLQFPQQQPILTLQSCQHCNSQGIPITSSPNNSYPWSPRWEVTEMVDRIYDYLADECQNFKKLCSDGFPQAK; this is encoded by the exons ATGGCTCcctccgccgacgccgccgcgcccgccccgACCCCTCCGCTGGCGCCCCTCATCGCCGCGCAGCTCAAGTTCCTCCTCACCAACTCCAGTCTTCCCATCAAG GTGGTGCAGATCTGGTCCGGATGCAGCAAGGGCCGCTACGCTGATCGCTTCACCCTCGGCATCCCCTTCTGCCTCGACTACGTCTACT GGGATTTCTTGTATAATGCGATGCACCCCAAGGTGGCGCCGGACGTCATATTCGGGCAGCGCGATGAGGGATTCCAGCCACTGGTCGATTATGATGAGTCCGGGAATGGGGGAAAGAGCTGCTTGGCACACTGGGATTACCGTGACCCCCGTGGCCTCCTCTGCCTCGTGGAGGAGCTCCG GTTATTATACATTGAGTACCAAAAGAAGCTGGTAGAGAAAGTGGATGATGCAAGACTGAAGTTTGAAATAAGCACAGTTCTTGCTAAGGAG GGGATTGAAGTCTCCTTGGTATCATCAACTGGTAGG TCAGATGAGGTGAAATTTGCTGTCCCGCTTCTGGATTTAGACCTCAAAATGATGGTGCCTGGATGTCCTTGGAAACTTCCCCAAAAGATCCATCTGCAG GCCATATTTCCGGTTAGCAGTAGTTACCTCTCTGTTCCTTCTGCACCAGGACTGAAACTAACCTCAACTCCTGATTTGAAGTCATTTTTCTCTGTGGATGGTGTTAAGCTCCCTGCATGGGTAGATGGGAT GTGCATGGCTGAGTATGTTCCCACTTTAGAAGAAGACCTTAAATTGCAG GTCGTGGATGCATCAGCTTCAATCGGTTGCAGGAGACGATTCATTGAGGCCCTAGCTCCTGCTTTCGGGAGACCATTGGAGGCTGATCCGGTACTTGCTTCTCACTGTTTTCTTATGTTATTGTGGTTTTTGCCATGTCGTTTAACAACTCTGTCTATGTatcagattttttgcaggaaagccaCAGTTCTTTCCATTTCGGGGATTTTCACATTTCTG GTTCACTTTGTCATCCCCCTTCAATTCCCCCAACAACAGCCTATCCTGACTTTGCAGAGTTGTCAG CACTGTAATTCCCAAGGTATACCTATCACGTCATCTCCAAACAACAGCTATCCATGGAGTCCTAGATGGGAAGTAACGGAAATGGTGGATCGCATCTA CGACTATCTGGCTGAC